From Poecile atricapillus isolate bPoeAtr1 chromosome 11, bPoeAtr1.hap1, whole genome shotgun sequence, one genomic window encodes:
- the SERF2 gene encoding small EDRK-rich factor 2, giving the protein MERRNDWLRRPLKHGAGRGAGGVSAGRGGGVEVGGSGAMTRGNQRELARQKNLKKQSDSGKGKRRDDGLSAAARKQRDSEIMQQKQKKADEKKEGNK; this is encoded by the exons ATGGAGCGGCGCAATGATTGGCTGCGGCGTCCCTTAAAGCacggcgcggggcggggcgcggggggggTCAGTGCGGGACGTGGCGGTGGAGTGGAGGTGGGAGGGAGCGGCGCCATGACCC GCGGCAACCAGCGCGAACTGGCGCGGCAGAAGAACCTGAAGAAGCAGAGCGACTCGGGCAAGGGCAAGCGGCGGGACGACGGGCTCTCGGCTGCCGCCCGCAAGCAGAG GGACTCGGAGATcatgcagcagaagcagaagaaggCCGACGAGAAGAAGGAGGGCAACAAGTAG
- the SERINC4 gene encoding serine incorporator 4 isoform X1: MAGTRAHGHLLHPLLFQVCCGCHGLRVSTSTRILYTLLHVLASAVCCLMLSRTVAQAITEKVPFSVVLCQHLPGGTDCEQLVGSSAVYRVCFGTACFHLAQAALLLNVRSSSDCRAQLHNGFWLLKLLVLVGLWAASFFIPEDNFIRGVSPTMSELALWAPLLAPTCPMLSLPLSSSPSLALHRCLWGLCLHPHPAGVDHSLCAHLEQELVSVGVLGGYLPTATAYPLFHRLTGAAQDKRWYLAVLLATATFYTLASAAFSFLYKFYTHPAACHLNKALLAINGSLCGIMSFISVTPCVRLKQPRSGLLQSSIISCYVMYLTFSALSSRPPERVLYKGQNLTVCFPGVQQDELQTEDTTVAVLGAAIMYACVLFACNEASYLAEIFGPLWMVKVYSFEFKKPSCCFCCPEKMEEELRGTDQTCEQVEENAKGQFIIQDEQDRVVYSYSAFHFVFFLASLYVMMTLTNWFSYENAVLETTFTHGSWSTFWVKVSSCWACVLLYLWLLLSPFCLHGSPQHRRSSTGPRIVRRRRAPQRINVST; the protein is encoded by the exons ATGGCGGGCACACGGGCACACGGGCATCTCCTGCACCCGCTGCTCTTCCAG gtcTGCTGCGGTTGTCACGGGCTCCGTGTGTCCACGAGCACGCGTATCCTTTACACGCTCCTGCATGTCCTGGCCTCTGCCGTGTGCTGCCTCATGCTGTCCCGCACTGTGGCCCAGGCTATCACGGAGAAG GTGCCCTTCTCAGTGGTGCTGTGCCAACACCTGCCAGGGGGCACAGACTGTGAGCAGCTGGTGGGTTCCTCGGCCGTGTATCGGGTCTGTTTTGGTACTGCCTGCTTccacctggcacaggctgccctgctgctcaACGTGCGCTCCAGCTCCGACTGCCGTGCGCAGCTCCACAATGG GTTCTGGCTCctgaagctgctggtgctggtgggcCTCTGGGCCGCCAGCTTCTTCATCCCTGAGGACAACTTCATCCGAGGTGTGTCCCCCACCATGTCTGAACTGGCACTGTGGGCACCCCTTTTGGCCCCCACCTGCCCTATGCTATCTCTGCCTCTGTCCTcttcccccagcctggcactaCATAGGTGTCTGTGGGGGCTTTGCCTTCATCCTCATCCAGCTGGTGTTGATCACAGCCTTTGCGCACACCTGGAACAAGAACTGGTGAGTGTTGGGGTGCTGGGTGGGTACTTGCCCACTGCCACTGCTTATCCACTCTTCCACAGGCTGACAGGTGCTGCACAGGACAAGCGCTGGTATCTGGCCGTGCTGCTAGCCACGGCCACCTTCTACACCCTTGCCTCTGCCGCCTTCTCCTTCCTCTACAAGTTCTACACCCACCCAGCCGCCTGCCACCTCAACAAAGCATTGCTTGCCATCAATGGCAGCCTCTGTGGCATCATGTCCTTCATCTCCGTCACGCCATGTGTGCGGCTCA AGCAGCCACGGTCGGGGCTGCTGCAGTCCTCAATCATCAGCTGCTATGTGATGTACCTAACCTTCTCCGCACTTTCCAGCCGTCCCCCGGAGAGAg TGCTGTACAAGGGGCAGAACCTCACTGTGTGCTTCCCGGGGGTTCAGCAGGATGAGCTGCAGACTGAGGACACCACTGTCGCCGTGCTGGGCGCTGCTATCATGTATGCCTGCGTGCTCTTTGCATG CAATGAAGCCTCATACCTTGCTGAGATCTTTGGACCCCTCTGGATGGTCAAAGTCTACAGCTTTGAGTTTAAA aaACCTTCCTGttgcttctgctgccctgagaaGATGGAGGAGGAGCTGAGAG GCACCGACCAGACATGTGAGCAAGTAGAAGAGAATGCCAAGGGACAGTTCATCATCCAGGATGAACAGGACCGGGTGGTCTACAGCTACTCAGCTTTCCACTTTGTCTTCTTCCTTGCCTCGCTCTATGTTATGATGACACTCACCAACTGGTTCAG CTATGAGAATGCGGTGCTGGAGACCACCTTCACACACGGGAGCTGGTCAACCTTCTGGGTGAAGGTGTCCTCGTGCTGGGCTTGTGTCCTGCTCtacttgtggctgctgctgagcccctTCTGCCTCCATGGCTCCCCACAGCACCGTCGCAGCAGTACAGGGCCACGCATCGTGCGGCGCCGACGTGCTCCACAGCGCATCAATGTCTCCACATAG
- the SERINC4 gene encoding serine incorporator 4 isoform X2 → MAGTRAHGHLLHPLLFQVCCGCHGLRVSTSTRILYTLLHVLASAVCCLMLSRTVAQAITEKVPFSVVLCQHLPGGTDCEQLVGSSAVYRVCFGTACFHLAQAALLLNVRSSSDCRAQLHNGFWLLKLLVLVGLWAASFFIPEDNFIRGVSPTMSELALWAPLLAPTCPMLSLPLSSSPSLALHRCLWGLCLHPHPAGVDHSLCAHLEQELVSVGVLGGYLPTATAYPLFHRLTGAAQDKRWYLAVLLATATFYTLASAAFSFLYKFYTHPAACHLNKALLAINGSLCGIMSFISVTPCVRLKQPRSGLLQSSIISCYVMYLTFSALSSRPPERVLYKGQNLTVCFPGVQQDELQTEDTTVAVLGAAIMYACVLFACNEASYLAEIFGPLWMVKVYSFEFKKPSCCFCCPEKMEEELRGTDQTCEQVEENAKGQFIIQDEQDRVVYSYSAFHFVFFLASLYVMMTLTNWFSTVAAVQGHASCGADVLHSASMSPHSPCQDKLCPGLVPAVPWPCLVILASSHPLSQETAASKS, encoded by the exons ATGGCGGGCACACGGGCACACGGGCATCTCCTGCACCCGCTGCTCTTCCAG gtcTGCTGCGGTTGTCACGGGCTCCGTGTGTCCACGAGCACGCGTATCCTTTACACGCTCCTGCATGTCCTGGCCTCTGCCGTGTGCTGCCTCATGCTGTCCCGCACTGTGGCCCAGGCTATCACGGAGAAG GTGCCCTTCTCAGTGGTGCTGTGCCAACACCTGCCAGGGGGCACAGACTGTGAGCAGCTGGTGGGTTCCTCGGCCGTGTATCGGGTCTGTTTTGGTACTGCCTGCTTccacctggcacaggctgccctgctgctcaACGTGCGCTCCAGCTCCGACTGCCGTGCGCAGCTCCACAATGG GTTCTGGCTCctgaagctgctggtgctggtgggcCTCTGGGCCGCCAGCTTCTTCATCCCTGAGGACAACTTCATCCGAGGTGTGTCCCCCACCATGTCTGAACTGGCACTGTGGGCACCCCTTTTGGCCCCCACCTGCCCTATGCTATCTCTGCCTCTGTCCTcttcccccagcctggcactaCATAGGTGTCTGTGGGGGCTTTGCCTTCATCCTCATCCAGCTGGTGTTGATCACAGCCTTTGCGCACACCTGGAACAAGAACTGGTGAGTGTTGGGGTGCTGGGTGGGTACTTGCCCACTGCCACTGCTTATCCACTCTTCCACAGGCTGACAGGTGCTGCACAGGACAAGCGCTGGTATCTGGCCGTGCTGCTAGCCACGGCCACCTTCTACACCCTTGCCTCTGCCGCCTTCTCCTTCCTCTACAAGTTCTACACCCACCCAGCCGCCTGCCACCTCAACAAAGCATTGCTTGCCATCAATGGCAGCCTCTGTGGCATCATGTCCTTCATCTCCGTCACGCCATGTGTGCGGCTCA AGCAGCCACGGTCGGGGCTGCTGCAGTCCTCAATCATCAGCTGCTATGTGATGTACCTAACCTTCTCCGCACTTTCCAGCCGTCCCCCGGAGAGAg TGCTGTACAAGGGGCAGAACCTCACTGTGTGCTTCCCGGGGGTTCAGCAGGATGAGCTGCAGACTGAGGACACCACTGTCGCCGTGCTGGGCGCTGCTATCATGTATGCCTGCGTGCTCTTTGCATG CAATGAAGCCTCATACCTTGCTGAGATCTTTGGACCCCTCTGGATGGTCAAAGTCTACAGCTTTGAGTTTAAA aaACCTTCCTGttgcttctgctgccctgagaaGATGGAGGAGGAGCTGAGAG GCACCGACCAGACATGTGAGCAAGTAGAAGAGAATGCCAAGGGACAGTTCATCATCCAGGATGAACAGGACCGGGTGGTCTACAGCTACTCAGCTTTCCACTTTGTCTTCTTCCTTGCCTCGCTCTATGTTATGATGACACTCACCAACTGGTTCAG CACCGTCGCAGCAGTACAGGGCCACGCATCGTGCGGCGCCGACGTGCTCCACAGCGCATCAATGTCTCCACATAGTCCCTGCCAGGACAAACTGTGCCCAGGACTGGTCCCTGCCGTGCCCTGGCCCTGCTTAGTCATCCTGGCCTCCTCTCACCCCCTGTCCCAGGAGACAGCAGCATCCAAGAGCTGA
- the LOC131583147 gene encoding peptidyl-prolyl cis-trans isomerase FKBP8-like, with protein MLGPSPGGSPERETGAGGGSRGPGRERRVRFRLPHTAIAVPSVREEERLFYRRLEALAVPGPGGFGPLFASDGWSDLTEDRLLRKRVVRAGPGGPRPLPGQEVSVKVLGALEDGGLVERDPRLIFVPGHGDVVQALELGVPTMQPGEVSFFLAAFPYAYGRPGREPDVPPEAPLLFEVTLLEVRDGPDPQPLPPSVRLRLGSQRRERGNFHFARGDFAAALRSYRLSLHALDGPTTAPPGPEEEEELREQRVKCLNNCAAAELKLGRAEEALAACEAALRIDPDNGRALLRRGQLLAEQGRDAEAALVLRRALELDPASKVIHTELSRLAKRQSPPSSTAPQNPRRDPMRPPSPTSPAPPAAEGAI; from the exons ATGCTGGGCCCGTCGCCCGGCGGCTCTCCGGAGAGGGAAACAGGGGCCGGCGGCGGGTCGCGGGGGCccggccgggagcggcgggTGCGGTTCCGGCTGCCTCACACCGCCATCGCGGTGCCGTCGGTGCGCGAGGAGGAGCGGCTCTTCTACCGGCGGCTGGAGGCGCTGGCAGTGCCGGGGCCCGGCGGCTTCGGGCCGCTCTTCGCTTCCGACGGCTGGAGCGACTTGACGG AGGACCGGCTGCTGCGGAAGCGTGTGgtgcgggccgggccgggcggacCGCGGCCGCTGCCGGGCCAGGAGGTGTCGGTGAAGGTGCTGGGCGCCTTGGAGGACGGCGGGCTGGTGGAGCGGGACCCGCGACTCATCTTCGTGCCGGGTCACGGGGATGTCGTGCAG gctctggagctgggcGTCCCCACCATGCAGCCCGGGGAGGTCTCTTTCTTCCTCGCCGCTTTCCCCTACGCCTATGGCCGCCCGGGCAG GGAGCCCGACGTGCCGCCCGAGGCGCCGCTGCTGTTCGAGGTGACGCTGCTCGAGGTGCGGGACGGCCCCGACCCGCAGCCGCTGCCGCCCTCCGTCCGCCTGCGCCTGGGCTCGCAGCGCCGGGAGCGGGGCAACTTCCACTTCGCGCGGGGTGACTTCGCGGCGGCGCTGCGATCGTACCGGCTGTCCCTACACGCCCTGGACGGCCCCACCACCG CTCCGCCTGGGCccgaggaggaagaggagctgcGGGAGCAGCGCGTGAAGTGCCTCAACAATTGCGCGGCCGCCGAGCTGAAGCTGGGGCGGGCGGAGGAGGCGTTGGCGGCCTGCGAGGCGGCCCTGCGGATCGACCCCGACAACGGTCGGGCGTTGCTCCGGCGCGGTCAG ctgctggcagagcagggccgGGACGCGGAGGCGGCGCTGGTCCTGCGGAGAGCCCTGGAGCTGGACCCGGCCAGCAAG GTGATCCACACCGAGCTCTCACGGCTGGCGAAGCGCCAGAGCCCCCCATCCAGCACGGCCCCGCAGAATCCCCGCCGCGACCCGATGCGGCCGCCGAGCCCCAC ATCCCCCGCACCGCCCGCGGCGGAAGGAGCGATCTGA
- the PDIA3 gene encoding protein disulfide-isomerase A3, with the protein MRGRDFRLRPRRSSAAAPGPAAPGPVGRAAPAAPAAPAVMSVPRPLQPALRAVLLLFLLLALGARASDVVELSDADFESGLAERPGLVLVEFFAPWCGHCKRLAPEYESAATRLKGIVPLVKVDCTANSNTCNKYGVSGYPTLKIFRDGEEAGTYDGPRTADGIVSHLKKQAGPASVALSSVAEFEKFIGDKDASVVGFFGDASGDAYSEFMKAANSLRDNYRFAHTTEEQLVQQYREDGEAIVLFRPPRLTNKFEESSIKYPEDKITSGKIKKFIQENIFGICPHMTEDNKDLIQGKDLLVAYYDVDYEKNAKGSNYWRNRVMMIAKKFLDAGHKLSYAVASRKSFGHELSEFGLDSSVGEAPVVAIRTAKGDKYVMQEEFSRDGKALERFLQDYFDGNLKKYLKSEPVPESNDGPVKVVVAENFDEIVNAQDKDVLIEFYAPWCGHCKNLEPKYKELGEKLSKDPNIIIAKMDATANDVPSPYEVRGFPTIYFAPAGKKQSPKKYEGGREVSDFISYLKREATNTPVLQEEEKSKKSKKKVKEDL; encoded by the exons ATGCGGGGGCGGGACTTCCGGCTGCGGCCCCGGCGCTCTTCagccgccgctcccggccccgccgctcccggccccgtCGGacgcgccgctcccgccgctcccgccgctcccgccgtCATGTCCGTGCCCCGGCCCCTGCAGCCGGCCCTGCGTGccgtgctgctgctgttcctgctgcttgcCCTCGGCGCTCGCGCCTCCGACGTGGTGGAGCTCAGCGATGCCGATTTCGAGAGTGGCCTGGCCGAGCGCCCGGGGCTGGTGCTCGTGGAGTTCTTCGCGCCCTG GTGCGGACACTGCAAGCGGCTGGCCCCGGAGTACGAGTCGGCCGCGACCCGGCTGAAGGGGATCGTGCCTCTCGTGAAG gtTGACTGTACAGCAAACTCCAACACCTGTAACAAGTATGGAGTCAGTGGATATCCCACATTAAAGATTTTTCGAGATGGAGAAGAGGCAGGGACCTATGATGGGCCCAGAACAGCAG ATGGGATTGTCAGCCATCTCAAGAAACAGGCGGGACCTGCTTCAGTGGCTCTCAGTTCTGTGGCTGAGTTTGAGAAGTTCATTGGTGATAAAGATGCTTCTGTCGTGG GCTTCTTTGGTGATGCATCTGGTGATGCTTATTCGGAGTTCATGAAAGCAGCAAACAGCCTCAGAGATAACTACCGCTTTGCTCACACCACCGAGGAGCAGCTGGTGCAGCAGTACAGGGAAGATGGAGA agctATAGTCTTATTCCGTCCTCCACGCCTGACCAACAAGTTTGAGGAGAGCTCTATCAAGTATCCAGAAGACAAAATCACCAGTGGAAAGATCAAGAAATTCATCCAGGAGAACAT CTTTGGCATCTGCCCACACATGACTGAAGACAACAAAGACTTGATCCAGGGCAAGGACTTGCTGGTGGCATACTACGACGTTGACTATGAGAAGAATGCGAAGGGATCCAACTACTGGCGTAACAG AGTTATGATGATTGCAAAGAAATTCTTGGATGCTGGCCACAAACTGTCTTATGCTGTTGCTAGTCGGAAAAGCTTTGGCCACGAGCTTTCTGAGTTTGGTCTGGACAGCAGCGTGGGTGAGGCCCCCGTCGTTGCCATCAGAACTGCCAAAGGAGATAAATATGTCATGCAAGAAGAGTTCTC CCGTGATGGAAAGGCTCTGGAGAGATTCCTGCAAGATTACTTCGATGGAAACTtgaaaaaatacctgaaatCAGAGCCTGTCCCTGAAAGCAATGATGGCCCTGTAAAG GTGGTGGTGGCTGAGAACTTTGATGAAATCGTTAATGCACAAGACAAAGATGTCCTGATAGAGTTCTATGCACCATGGTGCGGCCACTGCAAGAATCTAGAGCCCAAATACAAAGAACTGGGGGAGAAG CTCAGCAAAGATCCCAATATCATCATTGCCAAAATGGATGCCACAGCCAATGATGTGCCTTCTCCCTATGAAGTCCGAGG tTTCCCCACCATATATTTTGCTCCAGCTGGCAAGAAGCAGAGTCCAAAGAAGTATGAG GGGGGCAGAGAAGTGAGTGACTTCATCAGCTACCTGAAGCGGGAGGCAACCAACactcctgtgctgcaggaggaagagaaatCCAAGAAATCAAAGAAGAAGGTGAAGGAGGATTTGTAA